In one Novosphingopyxis iocasae genomic region, the following are encoded:
- a CDS encoding ABC transporter ATP-binding protein has translation MREGRTTGPSVRFDGVTKNYGAVSAVDDVSLTIEAGSFVALVGQSGSGKSTLLKTVNRLVDPTDGQVLVGEEPVAGREPYALRRTIGYVFQNIGLFPHMTVRENILIGQRIEGARGSDVGELLDLVELPRDFAGRRPAALSGGQAQRVGVARALAGEPGLMLMDEPFGALDPVTRDNLGEAYRALHDRLGLTTIMVTHDMAEALLLADRILVMSGGRIVADAPPAAMLNERQADEAEALIAVPRAQAERLVELEQRRKNGAAS, from the coding sequence ATGCGCGAAGGCAGGACCACCGGTCCGTCGGTAAGGTTCGACGGCGTCACGAAAAACTATGGTGCCGTCTCGGCGGTGGACGATGTCTCGCTCACCATCGAGGCGGGCAGCTTCGTCGCGCTCGTCGGGCAATCGGGTTCCGGCAAATCGACGCTGCTGAAGACGGTGAACCGGCTCGTCGATCCCACCGACGGTCAGGTGCTGGTCGGAGAAGAACCGGTGGCGGGGCGCGAGCCCTATGCGCTGCGCCGCACGATCGGCTATGTTTTTCAGAATATCGGACTGTTCCCGCACATGACGGTGCGTGAGAATATCCTGATCGGGCAGCGGATCGAAGGCGCGCGCGGCAGCGATGTCGGCGAACTGCTCGATCTCGTGGAACTGCCGCGCGATTTTGCCGGTCGCCGCCCCGCCGCGCTTTCGGGCGGACAGGCGCAGCGCGTCGGCGTCGCCCGCGCTCTCGCCGGAGAGCCCGGCCTCATGCTGATGGACGAACCCTTCGGCGCGCTCGATCCGGTCACGCGCGACAATCTGGGCGAGGCCTATCGCGCGCTGCACGATCGGCTCGGCCTTACCACCATCATGGTGACGCACGATATGGCCGAAGCGCTGCTGCTGGCGGACCGCATCCTGGTGATGTCCGGCGGCCGCATCGTCGCTGACGCGCCGCCCGCCGCCATGCTGAATGAGCGTCAGGCCGATGAGGCGGAGGCGCTGATTGCGGTGCCGCGTGCCCAGGCCGAACGGCTGGTGGAGCTGGAACAGCGCCGGAAAAACGGGGCGGCATCATGA
- the dapD gene encoding 2,3,4,5-tetrahydropyridine-2,6-dicarboxylate N-succinyltransferase, with protein MNAEQLQPIIEQAWDDRDSLSASTGGEVREAVNAALSGLDDGSMRVAERDGDGWTVNQWLKKAVLLSFRLNDMEIIDGGPGGAVWWDKVPSKFAGWTADDFKTAGIRAVPGSFVRRGAFIGKGAVLMPSFVNLGAHVGEGTMVDTWASVGSCAQVGKNCHISAGAGIGGVLEPLQANPTIIGDNCFVGARSEVVEGVIVGEGSVISMGVFITQSTKIVVRETGDVIRGHIPPYSVVVPGSLPGKPMADGTPGPGLACAVIVKTVDAKTRASTGINELLRD; from the coding sequence ATGAACGCCGAACAGTTGCAGCCCATCATCGAACAGGCCTGGGACGATCGCGATTCGCTGTCGGCTTCAACCGGGGGTGAGGTGCGCGAGGCGGTGAACGCGGCGCTCTCCGGGCTGGACGACGGCAGCATGCGTGTGGCCGAGCGGGACGGTGACGGTTGGACGGTCAATCAGTGGCTGAAGAAAGCGGTGCTGCTGTCCTTCCGTCTTAACGACATGGAGATTATCGACGGCGGGCCGGGCGGTGCGGTCTGGTGGGACAAGGTGCCCAGCAAGTTCGCCGGCTGGACGGCGGACGATTTCAAGACGGCGGGCATCCGCGCGGTGCCCGGCAGCTTCGTGCGCCGCGGTGCCTTTATCGGCAAGGGCGCGGTTCTGATGCCGAGCTTCGTGAACCTGGGCGCGCATGTCGGCGAGGGCACGATGGTCGATACCTGGGCCTCGGTCGGCTCCTGCGCGCAGGTGGGCAAGAACTGCCACATCTCGGCGGGTGCGGGCATCGGCGGCGTGCTCGAGCCGCTACAGGCGAACCCCACGATCATCGGCGACAACTGTTTCGTCGGTGCGCGGTCCGAGGTGGTCGAAGGCGTTATCGTCGGCGAAGGTTCGGTAATCTCGATGGGCGTGTTCATCACCCAGTCGACCAAGATCGTGGTGCGTGAGACGGGCGACGTCATCCGCGGGCATATTCCGCCTTATTCGGTGGTCGTACCCGGCAGCCTGCCCGGCAAGCCGATGGCGGACGGCACGCCCGGCCCAGGCCTTGCCTGCGCGGTGATCGTCAAGACGGTGGACGCAAAGACCCGCGCATCGACCGGGATCAACGAATTGCTACGCGACTGA
- a CDS encoding SufD family Fe-S cluster assembly protein: MNAQTLPTKRDEAWRYSDLDAVSRVWADLEPAETLHVPENGHERLRIDELPASGILRYDVTIADGARFDLHCVLAGRDYGRVEIAAKLGKGAHFELGGAMLAKGTQVLEIVTDVEHVEPEGTSNQTVRSVLADKATGSFLGKIGVARDAQRTDAEQSVKSMLLDRGATANAVPQLEIFADDVKCAHGATVGELDKQALFYMSTRGLPPETARRLMLQAFISDAFVSIDDDEAREALEAKAQAALENLR, from the coding sequence GTGAACGCACAAACCCTCCCCACCAAGCGCGACGAAGCCTGGCGCTATTCCGATCTCGATGCGGTCTCCCGCGTCTGGGCCGATCTGGAGCCTGCCGAAACGCTGCATGTGCCCGAGAACGGGCATGAGCGGCTGCGCATCGATGAGCTGCCCGCATCCGGCATTCTGCGCTATGACGTGACGATCGCGGACGGCGCGCGGTTCGATCTGCACTGCGTGCTCGCGGGCCGAGATTATGGCCGGGTCGAGATTGCTGCGAAGCTGGGCAAGGGCGCACATTTCGAGCTGGGCGGCGCGATGCTGGCGAAGGGCACCCAGGTGCTCGAAATCGTCACCGACGTCGAACATGTCGAACCCGAAGGTACGTCCAACCAGACGGTGCGCAGCGTGCTGGCGGACAAGGCCACCGGCAGCTTCCTCGGCAAGATCGGCGTGGCGCGCGATGCGCAGCGGACCGATGCCGAACAGTCGGTGAAGTCCATGCTGCTCGATCGCGGCGCAACCGCCAATGCGGTGCCGCAACTGGAGATTTTTGCCGACGACGTGAAGTGCGCGCATGGCGCGACGGTTGGCGAGCTCGACAAACAGGCGTTGTTCTACATGAGCACGCGCGGTCTGCCGCCGGAAACCGCACGCCGCCTGATGCTGCAGGCGTTCATTTCCGATGCGTTCGTTTCCATCGATGATGATGAAGCGCGCGAGGCGCTGGAGGCCAAGGCGCAGGCCGCGCTGGAGAATTTGCGTTGA
- a CDS encoding cysteine desulfurase, whose amino-acid sequence MNVRADFPGLPQDWHYLDTAATAQKPQAVIDAIARNYGEDYATVHRGVYRRSSDMTLRYEAARKAAADFIGAASPDECVFVRGATEAVNLVADSWGQANLGDGDRIMLSVLEHHSNIVPWQMLAERVGATIDVAPLTEDGHIDLDWVEANLTERHKLVALCHLSNSLGSVLDARRAADLAHKVGAKLLLDGCQSAPRLAIDVQAMDCDFYVFSGHKLYGPTGIGVLWAKGDILNAMPPWQGGGSMIDKVSFEGTTYAPAPGRFEAGTPHIVGAAGLHAAIDYVNAIGVDAIERHERRLAAKAREALGQVNSVSLFGPNDGVGIVSFAVEGVHPHDVATILDEEGVAIRAGHHCCQPLMEALNVPATARASFGVYSDESDVEALVRGVERVRKIFG is encoded by the coding sequence TTGAACGTCCGCGCCGACTTTCCCGGCCTGCCGCAGGACTGGCACTATCTCGACACCGCGGCCACGGCGCAGAAGCCGCAAGCGGTGATCGACGCGATCGCGCGCAATTATGGCGAGGATTACGCCACCGTGCACCGCGGCGTTTACCGGCGCTCGTCGGACATGACGCTGCGCTATGAAGCGGCGCGCAAGGCGGCTGCCGATTTCATCGGTGCGGCTAGCCCCGACGAATGCGTGTTCGTACGCGGGGCGACCGAGGCGGTGAACCTCGTGGCCGACAGCTGGGGGCAGGCAAACCTTGGTGATGGCGACCGCATCATGCTGTCCGTGCTCGAGCATCATTCGAACATCGTGCCCTGGCAGATGCTGGCCGAGCGCGTGGGCGCGACGATCGACGTCGCGCCGCTCACCGAAGACGGCCATATCGATCTCGATTGGGTGGAAGCCAACCTTACCGAGCGGCACAAGCTGGTCGCGCTCTGCCACCTTTCCAATTCGCTCGGCAGCGTGCTCGACGCGCGCCGTGCCGCCGATCTGGCGCACAAGGTGGGCGCGAAGCTGCTGCTCGACGGCTGCCAGTCCGCGCCTCGCCTTGCTATCGATGTGCAGGCGATGGACTGCGACTTCTACGTCTTCTCCGGCCACAAGCTTTACGGTCCCACCGGCATCGGCGTGCTTTGGGCCAAGGGTGACATCCTGAATGCGATGCCCCCCTGGCAGGGCGGCGGATCGATGATCGACAAGGTCAGCTTTGAAGGCACCACCTACGCCCCCGCGCCGGGCCGGTTCGAAGCGGGCACGCCGCATATCGTAGGCGCCGCTGGGCTGCACGCGGCGATCGATTATGTGAACGCCATCGGCGTCGATGCGATCGAGCGGCACGAACGTCGCTTGGCGGCCAAGGCGCGCGAGGCGCTGGGCCAGGTGAACAGCGTTTCCCTGTTCGGCCCCAACGATGGCGTCGGGATCGTCAGCTTCGCGGTGGAGGGGGTGCATCCGCACGATGTCGCCACCATATTGGACGAAGAAGGCGTGGCGATCCGTGCCGGCCATCATTGCTGCCAGCCGCTGATGGAGGCGCTGAATGTCCCTGCGACAGCGCGCGCCAGCTTCGGGGTGTATTCGGATGAAAGCGACGTGGAGGCGCTGGTGCGCGGCGTCGAGCGCGTGAGAAAGATTTTCGGGTGA
- a CDS encoding DNA-3-methyladenine glycosylase family protein, producing the protein MGLTAQQIAASLDALGAREPKVAAAVEAAGYPTPRIRERGYATLLRTIVGQQVSVAAAASVWNKLEAALGPGCPPNALIAQDNDTLRACGLSRQKQGYARSLAELILSEDLPLDALPADDEEAIAYLTRVKGIGRWSAEIYLLFAEGRLDIWPAGDLAVQAGLHKIMGLEARPSEKQARALAEDWSPHRGAAALLTWHVYNNPAL; encoded by the coding sequence ATGGGCCTCACCGCGCAGCAGATCGCCGCCTCGCTCGATGCGCTGGGCGCGCGCGAACCGAAAGTGGCTGCGGCGGTGGAAGCGGCCGGCTATCCGACCCCGCGCATTCGCGAGCGCGGCTATGCAACGCTCCTGCGCACCATCGTCGGCCAGCAGGTGAGCGTCGCCGCCGCGGCCTCGGTCTGGAACAAGCTGGAGGCCGCGCTCGGCCCCGGCTGCCCGCCGAATGCGCTGATCGCGCAAGATAACGATACATTGCGCGCCTGCGGCCTCTCCCGGCAGAAACAAGGCTATGCCCGATCGCTGGCCGAGCTGATCCTGTCGGAAGACCTTCCGCTTGATGCGTTGCCGGCGGATGACGAGGAAGCGATCGCCTATCTTACCCGCGTCAAAGGCATCGGGCGCTGGTCTGCCGAAATTTACCTGCTTTTCGCCGAAGGCCGCCTGGACATATGGCCCGCCGGCGACCTCGCGGTGCAGGCGGGGCTGCACAAGATTATGGGGCTGGAAGCGCGCCCCAGCGAAAAACAGGCCCGCGCCCTCGCCGAAGACTGGTCGCCCCACCGCGGCGCCGCAGCGCTGCTGACCTGGCACGTTTACAACAATCCGGCCCTGTAA
- a CDS encoding ABC transporter permease/substrate-binding protein: MSGRWADAFARVPTLLAAHVELCLAALVLAILVSVPLSIWASRSERVAGVVLTIASIVQTIPTLALLALFYPLLLALRSVTGDWLTPLGFLPALMALTLYALLPIIRNSVTGITGVAPAMTEAADGVGMTPWQKLRWVEAPLAAPTIMAGIRTAAVWTIGIATLATTVGQTSLGDLIFAGLQTQNFTLVLAGCIASAGLALVTDQLLGLIQRGIAQRSRWKIWLALGLIAAGLLAALAPRLIPSGDDRPIVTVGAKAFTEQYILARVVGIQLERAGYRVEYKEGLGSGVVFKALTTGSVDAYVDYAGTIWANEMNREKPIPRDAMRDAIAKWVAETYGIKLVGALGFENAYAIAVRQKEADGGLRTLDDLARRSPGLNFGADLDFLERPEWAQLKAAYPIRFASLRSYDPTFMYAALASGQVDAISAFTSDGRIAKENFVTLEDPKGVLPNYDAILMVAPEYADDARFIAALQPLIGAINVDLMRRANYMVDRDEDKATPEEAARWLLAQTGIEE; the protein is encoded by the coding sequence ATGAGCGGGCGTTGGGCCGATGCCTTTGCGCGCGTGCCGACGCTGCTGGCCGCGCATGTCGAACTGTGTCTCGCCGCATTGGTCCTTGCGATCCTGGTCAGCGTGCCGCTGTCGATCTGGGCGTCGCGCAGCGAACGGGTGGCAGGGGTGGTGCTCACCATCGCCTCGATCGTGCAGACCATTCCCACGCTGGCGCTGCTGGCGCTGTTCTATCCGCTGCTGCTCGCGCTGCGTTCGGTCACCGGAGACTGGCTGACGCCGCTCGGGTTCCTGCCGGCGTTGATGGCGCTGACCCTCTATGCGCTTCTCCCCATCATTCGCAATTCGGTGACCGGGATAACAGGCGTTGCGCCCGCCATGACGGAGGCTGCGGACGGGGTGGGCATGACGCCGTGGCAGAAGCTGCGCTGGGTGGAGGCCCCGCTTGCTGCGCCCACGATCATGGCCGGCATTCGCACCGCGGCGGTTTGGACCATCGGCATCGCGACGCTGGCGACCACGGTGGGACAGACCAGCCTGGGCGATCTTATCTTCGCAGGCTTGCAGACGCAGAATTTCACGCTGGTGCTCGCCGGGTGCATCGCCTCCGCAGGGCTCGCGCTAGTGACCGACCAGTTGCTCGGCCTAATCCAGCGCGGCATCGCGCAGCGCAGCCGATGGAAGATATGGCTCGCACTCGGCCTCATCGCCGCAGGCCTGCTCGCCGCGCTGGCGCCGCGGTTGATCCCCTCTGGCGACGATCGCCCCATCGTCACGGTCGGTGCCAAGGCGTTTACCGAGCAATATATCCTGGCCCGCGTGGTCGGCATTCAGCTCGAACGCGCCGGCTACCGCGTTGAATATAAGGAAGGGCTGGGTTCGGGCGTGGTGTTCAAGGCGCTCACCACCGGTTCGGTCGATGCCTATGTCGATTATGCCGGCACCATCTGGGCCAATGAGATGAACCGCGAAAAGCCCATCCCGCGCGATGCGATGCGTGACGCGATCGCGAAATGGGTGGCCGAAACCTACGGCATCAAGCTGGTCGGTGCGCTCGGGTTCGAGAACGCCTATGCCATCGCTGTGCGGCAGAAGGAGGCGGATGGCGGCCTGCGCACATTGGACGATCTCGCGCGCCGGTCGCCGGGGCTGAACTTCGGTGCGGACCTCGATTTTCTGGAACGGCCCGAATGGGCGCAGCTGAAGGCGGCCTATCCGATCCGCTTCGCTTCGCTGCGGTCTTATGATCCCACCTTCATGTATGCAGCGCTGGCGAGCGGGCAGGTCGATGCGATCAGCGCGTTCACCTCCGACGGGCGCATCGCGAAGGAGAATTTCGTGACGCTGGAGGACCCCAAGGGTGTCCTTCCCAATTACGATGCGATCCTGATGGTGGCGCCTGAATATGCCGATGATGCCCGTTTCATTGCGGCGTTGCAGCCGCTGATAGGCGCGATAAACGTCGACCTGATGCGCCGCGCCAATTACATGGTCGATCGCGACGAGGATAAGGCGACGCCCGAAGAAGCGGCGCGATGGCTCCTCGCACAAACCGGTATCGAGGAGTAA
- a CDS encoding S8 family peptidase, with product MRKSAFRSFAGGVSVLTVSLALAACGGSGSGGPSAQLPAPPPPSPAPAPPPPPPPPPPPPTGNLDFDTAEFRRSDGPAYHNAVTAYQKGATGQGVTIGVIDTGIDPNSHEFAGRIVSASRDVAGNRGLGDDDGHGSAVTRVAAAAKDNRDIMGIAFNASILALRADTPGSCTATSGNADEAGCLFTDSAIANGINVARQTGARVINLSLGGEGRIGGSLANAIRLASEAGIVLIVSAGNEFGKDQPDYDPNNPSPFAQSILSAGGSNVIIATSVDDSSRISSFSNRAGVSQASVLSALGSGICCAYEDDSIKTTVRNGQTFITVFNGTSFAAPQISGAAALLAQAFPNLTGAQIVDILLRSARDAGVSGTDDVYGRGILDIAAAFQPQGTTSLAGTGTVVALGASAGTTSGAMGDAGTAGARLETVVLDGYKRAYNADIGHGLSGSAPSYKLTGALTDRGRSVSMAAGPVAIAFAVAPQADGTARIDPLQLRGAEGEQARLLAGRIAAKLSPDLSVSFGISQQASGQVAALQGAERPAFLVGEDAASSTGFIARPDASVAVRRQIGRFGLTLSGESGEQSLWEDGVPGSLVGRYRDYGYNRFGAALDRRFGNLTATLGADWLGESETVLGARFSDAIGRGGASSLFLDAGLAWEPGDDWQLAANWRQGWTRALATQTVTGTGILQSSAFNLDLSKSRLFTGDDQIAFRFAQPLRVSAGGIDLNLPSAYDYATGGTSYAVQRLNLAPQGRELVSEMSYRAGLWDGIVSANLFWRQQPGHYEAAPDDLGAAVRYSLKF from the coding sequence ATGAGGAAATCGGCTTTTCGCAGCTTTGCCGGCGGCGTTTCCGTCCTGACCGTTTCGCTTGCTCTGGCCGCTTGCGGAGGCAGTGGATCGGGCGGTCCGTCCGCGCAACTGCCGGCTCCGCCGCCGCCCAGCCCGGCCCCTGCACCGCCTCCTCCTCCGCCGCCTCCCCCACCGCCGCCAACCGGCAATCTTGATTTCGACACGGCCGAATTCCGCCGCTCGGACGGCCCGGCTTATCACAATGCGGTGACCGCCTATCAGAAGGGCGCGACCGGCCAGGGTGTCACCATCGGCGTGATCGATACCGGTATCGATCCGAACAGCCATGAATTTGCCGGGCGGATCGTTTCCGCCTCACGCGATGTTGCGGGCAATCGCGGTCTCGGGGACGACGATGGCCATGGCAGCGCGGTGACGCGCGTGGCCGCCGCCGCGAAGGACAACCGCGACATCATGGGCATTGCCTTCAACGCCAGCATTCTCGCCTTGCGTGCGGACACGCCTGGCAGCTGCACCGCCACATCCGGCAATGCTGACGAGGCGGGATGTCTTTTCACCGACTCAGCTATCGCGAACGGCATTAATGTGGCCCGGCAGACCGGTGCGCGAGTCATCAACCTTTCGCTCGGCGGGGAGGGCCGCATTGGCGGCTCACTCGCCAACGCCATCCGCCTGGCGAGCGAGGCAGGCATCGTTCTCATCGTTTCGGCGGGGAATGAATTCGGCAAGGATCAGCCGGATTATGATCCGAACAATCCCAGTCCCTTCGCCCAGTCAATCCTGTCTGCGGGCGGATCCAATGTGATCATCGCGACGTCCGTCGATGATTCCAGCCGCATCTCCAGCTTCAGCAACCGCGCCGGCGTTTCGCAGGCTTCGGTGTTATCCGCGCTCGGCAGCGGGATTTGCTGCGCCTATGAAGACGATTCCATCAAGACCACGGTTCGCAATGGCCAGACCTTCATCACCGTGTTCAACGGCACCAGCTTCGCCGCCCCGCAGATCAGCGGCGCGGCGGCGCTGCTCGCGCAGGCCTTTCCGAACCTAACCGGCGCACAGATCGTCGATATCCTGCTGCGCAGCGCGCGCGATGCCGGTGTAAGCGGCACGGACGATGTCTATGGCCGCGGCATCTTAGACATCGCCGCCGCCTTCCAGCCGCAGGGCACCACCTCGCTTGCCGGCACGGGCACCGTCGTAGCACTCGGCGCGAGCGCCGGCACGACATCCGGCGCGATGGGCGATGCAGGCACCGCGGGCGCGCGGCTGGAGACGGTCGTGCTGGACGGATACAAGCGCGCTTACAATGCCGATATCGGCCATGGTCTGTCTGGCAGCGCACCCTCTTACAAACTCACCGGCGCACTGACCGATCGCGGCCGCTCCGTCTCGATGGCGGCCGGCCCGGTGGCGATCGCCTTTGCGGTGGCACCGCAGGCGGACGGCACCGCGCGGATCGATCCGCTGCAGTTGCGCGGGGCTGAAGGCGAGCAGGCAAGACTTCTTGCCGGGCGCATCGCAGCCAAACTCTCGCCGGACCTGTCGGTCAGCTTCGGCATATCGCAGCAGGCCAGCGGGCAGGTCGCCGCACTGCAGGGGGCGGAGCGCCCGGCCTTTCTGGTCGGCGAAGATGCGGCGAGCTCCACAGGCTTTATCGCACGACCCGACGCCTCGGTGGCGGTGCGGCGGCAAATCGGCCGGTTCGGCCTGACGCTGAGCGGAGAGAGCGGCGAGCAATCCTTGTGGGAAGACGGCGTCCCCGGCAGTCTGGTCGGGCGCTATCGCGACTATGGCTATAATCGCTTCGGCGCGGCGCTGGACCGGCGTTTTGGAAACCTCACCGCCACACTCGGCGCAGATTGGCTCGGTGAAAGCGAGACGGTGCTTGGCGCACGTTTTTCCGACGCGATCGGGCGCGGCGGCGCATCCAGCCTTTTCCTCGACGCAGGACTCGCATGGGAGCCGGGCGATGATTGGCAGCTGGCTGCAAACTGGCGGCAAGGCTGGACCCGGGCGCTCGCCACGCAGACGGTGACTGGCACCGGCATCTTGCAATCGAGCGCCTTCAACCTCGATCTTTCGAAATCACGCCTGTTCACCGGCGACGATCAGATCGCCTTTCGCTTCGCGCAGCCGCTGCGGGTAAGCGCTGGAGGCATCGATCTCAATCTGCCGAGCGCCTATGACTATGCCACCGGCGGGACCAGCTACGCCGTCCAGCGCCTCAATCTCGCGCCGCAGGGGCGAGAGCTGGTAAGTGAAATGAGCTATCGCGCAGGCCTATGGGACGGGATCGTCAGCGCCAATCTGTTCTGGCGGCAGCAGCCCGGCCATTATGAAGCAGCGCCCGACGATCTGGGCGCTGCGGTGCGTTACTCGCTGAAATTCTAA
- a CDS encoding SDR family oxidoreductase, whose translation MRDRKILFVTGAASGIGREVARYFCERGWFAGLTDVNEAGLAETAAMIGEENCWTHPLDVTDRDAWTRVIEAFSQRTEGRMHLLFNNAGIGQGGRFEEMDPADIDKLVAINFTGVMNGTQAAFDLLKASPGACILNTSSASGIYGSAGLSVYSATKFAVRGLTEAWDIEFASHNIRVRSLMPGFIDTGILSAVGEDSNQTGKERLQAAGIEVSPVSMIGPAAWDAVHGNAVHTPVNKMARQLMFAARFFPGRVRKRMGLLNGLDEAAED comes from the coding sequence ATGAGAGATCGCAAAATCCTGTTCGTCACCGGTGCCGCTTCGGGCATTGGGCGCGAAGTAGCGCGCTATTTTTGCGAGCGCGGCTGGTTTGCCGGATTGACCGATGTGAACGAGGCGGGCCTGGCCGAAACCGCCGCCATGATCGGCGAAGAGAATTGCTGGACGCATCCGCTCGACGTTACCGATCGCGACGCTTGGACCCGCGTGATCGAGGCTTTCTCGCAGCGCACCGAGGGGCGCATGCATCTTCTCTTCAACAATGCCGGCATCGGGCAGGGCGGCCGGTTCGAGGAGATGGACCCGGCCGATATCGACAAGCTGGTCGCGATCAATTTCACCGGCGTGATGAACGGCACCCAGGCTGCGTTCGATCTTCTGAAGGCATCACCGGGCGCTTGCATCCTCAACACCTCGTCCGCGTCCGGCATCTACGGATCGGCCGGGCTCAGCGTTTACAGCGCCACCAAATTCGCGGTGCGCGGCCTGACCGAGGCCTGGGACATCGAATTTGCGTCGCACAATATCCGGGTTCGCTCGCTGATGCCCGGCTTCATCGATACCGGCATTCTGTCCGCGGTCGGCGAAGACAGCAATCAGACCGGCAAGGAACGGCTGCAAGCCGCGGGGATCGAGGTCAGCCCCGTTTCCATGATCGGGCCTGCGGCATGGGACGCTGTTCATGGCAATGCCGTACATACGCCGGTAAACAAGATGGCGCGGCAGCTTATGTTTGCAGCGCGCTTTTTCCCCGGCCGCGTGCGCAAGCGCATGGGGCTGTTGAACGGACTGGATGAGGCCGCCGAAGACTGA
- the rlmB gene encoding 23S rRNA (guanosine(2251)-2'-O)-methyltransferase RlmB: protein MAKRGRARKEARRGLPHFYGRHAVEAALDNPDRDVRKLFLTREAAATLEIPDGIPVQFCEVTDLARHVPKDAPHQGMVAEVAPLEDLLLGDVLDAGERATLLFLDQVTDPHNVGAIFRSAAAFDAVAVVTQDRHAPPESGVVAKAASGALELVPWIRVVNLSRALEEAAEAGYWRIGLAGESDALLADALTPGRNALVLGAEGEGLRHNVGEHCDTLAKLPISERMESLNVSNAAAIALYAAAQR, encoded by the coding sequence ATGGCCAAGCGCGGACGCGCCCGCAAGGAAGCCCGGCGGGGCCTGCCGCATTTCTATGGCCGCCACGCGGTCGAAGCGGCGCTCGATAATCCCGATCGCGACGTGCGCAAGCTGTTCCTGACGCGCGAGGCGGCGGCGACGCTGGAGATACCGGACGGCATCCCTGTCCAGTTTTGCGAGGTGACCGATCTCGCCCGCCATGTGCCCAAAGACGCGCCGCATCAGGGCATGGTGGCCGAAGTCGCGCCGTTGGAAGACCTGCTGCTGGGTGATGTGCTGGATGCGGGCGAGCGGGCGACGCTCCTCTTTCTCGATCAGGTGACCGATCCGCACAATGTCGGCGCGATCTTCCGCTCGGCTGCCGCGTTCGATGCGGTGGCGGTGGTGACGCAGGACCGGCATGCCCCGCCCGAAAGCGGCGTGGTCGCCAAGGCAGCGTCCGGCGCGCTGGAGCTGGTGCCGTGGATCCGGGTCGTGAACCTGTCGCGCGCGCTCGAAGAAGCGGCGGAGGCAGGATATTGGCGCATCGGTCTGGCAGGCGAGTCGGACGCGCTGCTGGCGGACGCGCTCACGCCGGGGCGCAACGCGCTCGTCCTCGGCGCGGAGGGCGAAGGCCTGCGCCACAATGTGGGCGAGCATTGCGATACGCTGGCGAAGCTGCCGATTTCCGAGCGGATGGAGAGCCTGAACGTCTCGAACGCCGCCGCGATCGCGCTCTACGCCGCGGCGCAGCGCTAA
- a CDS encoding SUF system Fe-S cluster assembly protein, translated as MNEQSKFRTEEVERAAEPPKARVDDAPASDVEDDGKVAAPSPFDGESDAAKLGRKRDYLEGFLAQKPAEQPKGEPGSDLYEAIIETLKSIYDPEIPVNIYDLGLIYNVEVTDDGHAVVTMTLTTPHCPVAESMPGEIELQVGSVPGVGHAEVNLVWDPPWDPQKMTDDAKLELGML; from the coding sequence ATGAACGAGCAGAGCAAATTTCGCACCGAAGAGGTGGAGCGCGCCGCAGAGCCGCCCAAGGCCCGTGTGGACGACGCGCCCGCTTCGGACGTGGAAGACGATGGCAAGGTTGCCGCCCCTTCTCCCTTCGATGGTGAAAGCGATGCCGCCAAACTCGGCCGCAAGCGCGATTACCTCGAAGGCTTCCTGGCGCAGAAACCCGCCGAGCAGCCGAAGGGTGAGCCTGGCAGCGATCTCTACGAGGCGATCATCGAGACGCTGAAGAGCATCTACGATCCGGAAATTCCGGTGAATATCTATGACCTCGGCCTGATCTATAATGTCGAGGTGACCGACGATGGCCATGCGGTCGTGACGATGACGCTCACCACGCCGCATTGCCCCGTCGCGGAATCGATGCCCGGCGAAATCGAGTTGCAGGTCGGCTCTGTTCCCGGTGTCGGCCATGCCGAAGTGAACCTGGTCTGGGATCCGCCATGGGACCCGCAGAAGATGACCGACGACGCCAAGCTGGAACTGGGAATGCTGTAA
- a CDS encoding HesB/IscA family protein, translating to MTTETKTRQRPAALTLTPAAETRIAELMANAPDDAIGVKLSTPRRGCSGLAYSVDYVNEESKFDEKIETPGGTFYVDGASVLYLVGSTMDWTEDDFQAGFTFQNPNAKGACGCGESFMV from the coding sequence ATGACCACCGAAACGAAAACCCGCCAGCGCCCCGCGGCGCTCACGCTGACGCCGGCCGCCGAAACACGCATTGCCGAGCTGATGGCGAACGCGCCGGACGATGCCATCGGCGTGAAGCTGTCCACTCCGCGCCGCGGCTGTTCGGGCCTCGCTTATTCGGTCGATTATGTGAACGAGGAATCGAAGTTCGACGAGAAGATCGAAACGCCTGGAGGCACCTTCTATGTCGATGGCGCATCGGTGCTGTACCTCGTCGGATCGACGATGGACTGGACCGAGGACGATTTTCAGGCAGGCTTCACCTTCCAGAACCCCAACGCCAAGGGCGCGTGCGGCTGCGGCGAAAGCTTCATGGTCTGA